A region of Cellulophaga sp. RHA19 DNA encodes the following proteins:
- a CDS encoding SusE domain-containing protein: MMKIILKNIWILCLSLALFTSCDDDSDLAQISSTASTGVANFSTTTLVLDKDDKEADALTINFNEPELGVASGKSYQLLFDLVGGDFSGAEVKSIEENTTFTFKTEEVNQILINLGAEPGVATEIQVKIETILSSDTSMFSDVSTLSITPYAAELDLSSKWGLVGDATINGWNGPDMPFYQTTDKSLDAGTFVAYVTLTDGEIKIRADNAWDTNYGGSDGVLEADGSNIVVTAGTYKIVFNENDLTYSIELYSWGVVGSATTNGWDGPDMPFTYNPLFDNWVAEVTLVDGEIKIRKNNDWKVNFGDLELDGILDTESENNIAVSAGDYSITFNPVTLEYSIK, from the coding sequence ATGATGAAAATAATATTAAAAAATATATGGATTCTTTGTTTGAGTCTTGCACTGTTTACATCTTGTGATGATGACTCAGACTTGGCACAAATATCATCAACAGCATCTACAGGAGTTGCAAATTTTTCTACTACTACATTAGTGTTAGATAAAGACGATAAAGAGGCAGATGCTTTAACTATTAATTTTAATGAACCAGAATTAGGAGTTGCCTCAGGAAAAAGTTACCAACTTTTATTTGATTTAGTAGGAGGTGATTTTAGTGGTGCAGAGGTTAAAAGTATTGAAGAAAATACAACTTTTACTTTTAAGACAGAAGAAGTAAATCAGATTTTAATAAACTTGGGAGCTGAGCCGGGTGTAGCTACAGAAATTCAAGTAAAAATAGAAACTATTTTATCTTCTGATACCAGTATGTTCTCTGACGTTAGTACGTTAAGCATAACACCGTACGCTGCAGAGTTAGATTTAAGCTCTAAATGGGGATTAGTGGGTGATGCTACAATAAATGGTTGGAATGGTCCAGATATGCCATTTTATCAGACTACAGATAAATCTTTGGACGCAGGTACTTTTGTTGCTTATGTAACATTAACAGATGGTGAAATAAAGATTAGAGCAGACAATGCTTGGGATACAAATTATGGTGGATCTGATGGTGTTTTAGAGGCAGATGGATCAAATATAGTCGTTACAGCTGGTACATATAAAATCGTTTTTAACGAGAATGATTTAACCTACTCTATAGAGTTGTATTCATGGGGAGTTGTAGGTAGTGCAACAACAAATGGATGGGATGGTCCAGATATGCCTTTTACTTACAATCCTTTGTTTGACAACTGGGTAGCTGAGGTTACCTTAGTTGATGGTGAAATAAAAATAAGGAAAAATAATGATTGGAAAGTAAACTTTGGAGATCTAGAGTTAGACGGAATTTTAGATACGGAATCTGAAAACAACATTGCAGTATCTGCAGGAGATTATAGTATAACTTTTAACCCAGTAACTTTAGAATATAGCATAAAATAG
- a CDS encoding RagB/SusD family nutrient uptake outer membrane protein: protein MKNIKLKLGAFAIVFAFIFSSCESELDLEPLTSQTSSNTFSDTAAYKQFMAKIYGGFSLRGQDTSGNFDDISGIDGNFSNYLRMLFTIQELSTEEAIIAWNDQTIHNINNHVWTSSDIFVTAMYARIYFQIGLANQFLRETEESVLDGRGNVDASLKSEISGYRDEVRFLRAFSYWHGIDMYGNIPLVDENDPVGAFLPTQATRKEVFEFVEAELLDIETRLPEPRQNEYGRADKAFAWMLLAKLYQNAEVYTGTAMNVEALDFTSKIINSNAYSLVPNYNYLFLADNDRNGAENEIIYPFLFDGITNAAFGGTTYLVHAAIGGTMDPAEFGVNGGWGGLRSTKGLVEKFDDISGDTDSRAMFYTDGQSLEITNPFDFTEGYAVTKYRNVDINGVQGSDASGNNVDVNFPVFRLADAYLMYAELYVRGAGGDVTNAVNYVNLLRERAYGDTSGNITASDLTLDFILNERSRELYWENHRRTDLIRFGQFSDVGVWPFKGGIPAGRTSESFRDLYPMPSAELNANPNLVPTPGY from the coding sequence ATGAAAAATATAAAATTAAAATTAGGAGCGTTTGCCATTGTTTTTGCTTTTATTTTTTCTTCGTGTGAAAGCGAATTAGATTTAGAGCCTCTTACATCGCAAACATCTAGTAATACATTTAGTGATACTGCTGCATATAAACAGTTTATGGCTAAAATATATGGAGGTTTTTCTTTAAGAGGACAAGACACTAGTGGTAATTTTGATGATATTTCTGGTATAGACGGTAACTTTTCTAACTATTTAAGAATGTTATTTACTATTCAGGAATTGTCTACAGAAGAAGCAATTATTGCATGGAATGATCAGACCATACATAATATTAATAACCACGTATGGACTTCTTCAGATATTTTTGTAACAGCAATGTATGCAAGAATTTATTTTCAAATAGGATTGGCTAATCAGTTTTTAAGAGAAACAGAAGAAAGTGTATTAGATGGTCGTGGTAATGTTGATGCTTCTTTAAAAAGTGAAATAAGCGGATATAGAGATGAAGTTCGTTTTTTAAGAGCTTTTAGTTATTGGCACGGTATAGATATGTATGGTAATATCCCATTAGTAGATGAAAACGATCCTGTTGGAGCTTTTTTACCTACACAAGCTACACGTAAAGAGGTGTTTGAATTTGTAGAAGCTGAGTTGTTAGACATAGAAACAAGATTGCCAGAACCTCGCCAAAATGAATATGGTAGAGCAGATAAAGCTTTTGCTTGGATGTTACTAGCTAAATTATACCAAAATGCAGAAGTGTATACGGGTACTGCAATGAATGTAGAAGCTTTAGATTTTACTAGTAAAATTATTAACAGCAACGCTTATTCTTTAGTTCCAAATTATAACTATTTGTTTTTAGCCGACAATGACAGAAACGGAGCCGAGAATGAAATTATTTATCCATTCTTATTTGATGGTATTACAAATGCAGCATTTGGAGGTACAACTTATCTAGTTCATGCGGCAATTGGCGGCACAATGGATCCTGCAGAATTTGGAGTCAATGGTGGCTGGGGAGGTCTTAGAAGTACTAAAGGTCTTGTAGAAAAGTTTGATGATATTTCTGGCGATACAGATTCTAGAGCAATGTTTTATACAGATGGTCAGTCTTTAGAAATTACTAACCCGTTTGATTTTACAGAAGGATATGCTGTAACTAAATATCGTAATGTAGATATTAATGGTGTACAAGGGTCAGATGCTTCTGGTAATAATGTAGATGTTAATTTTCCTGTTTTTCGCTTAGCAGATGCTTACTTAATGTATGCAGAGCTTTATGTTAGAGGTGCAGGTGGTGATGTTACAAATGCTGTTAACTATGTAAACTTGTTAAGAGAAAGAGCTTATGGTGATACTAGTGGTAACATTACAGCAAGCGATTTAACCTTAGATTTTATTCTAAATGAAAGATCAAGAGAGTTATATTGGGAAAACCATAGAAGAACAGATTTAATTCGTTTTGGACAATTTTCAGATGTAGGTGTTTGGCCGTTTAAAGGAGGAATTCCGGCAGGTAGAACCTCAGAAAGTTTTAGAGATTTGTATCCAATGCCAAGTGCAGAGTTAAATGCAAATCCAAACCTTGTACCAACACCTGGATACTAA
- a CDS encoding SusC/RagA family TonB-linked outer membrane protein: MNKLKNIFLGVFLLFPLLFFAQQTVSGKITDNVTKSPLLGVNVVVKGTTNGSISDFDGLYEIKNVNMGDVLLFTSIGYNPKEVKVTSSTLNVEMTESTEALDEVVVIGYGTTTVKDATGSIEKVSTDEFNSGAITSPEQLITGKTAGVSVVAPGGQPGQGATITIRGNSSLSANNSPLVVIDGVPVDQGTTGGSSVSALNSINPNDIESFVVLKDASSTAIYGSRASAGVILITTKSGKLNAPLKVEVNTNGSVGTVQKKLDVLNASQYRNVLIGSQNEALAVPLLGNADTDWQDQIFQEAYGTDANLTISKGFESSAIRGSIGYTTQEGLVKTSKFERTSGSLNFRQNLFDNDLKINVNLNGSITNDDFVNGGVIGAALQFDPTQPIYSGNNNYGGYYEWLNNDGSINNLAPRNPLGLINQSSNEAETKRAIGNIKLDYYAPFLDGLNFNVTLGFDYNERYGKTSTDPNSASAQNAQSITGSYGSLRRSTLADFFVNYKKEVESIKSTFELTVGHTFQKFYRENYANNPLISGTENSTFFATHNAIESYVSRLRYSYDSKYLLTLSYRTDGSSRFSGDNRWGNFSAAAFAWNISEENFLKDSETVSNLKLRIGYGETGQQEINQDFGYLPVYQVSTDNQQYQLGDTFYNTIRPAGYDANIKWEESKTYNIGLDYGFFNNRINGSIEYYTRESNDILNQIPIPSGSNLTNQLITNIGDLENSGFEFSINSDIFHREDFNWNLGFNLSYLTNKITKLNTVDDPSFIGVATGGISGGVGNTVQIHQVGSAQSSFLVYQQVYDADGKPLEGVYVDRDGDGVSGGSSDTGDLYVKENPSADYLLGFSSYTNYKNWDLNFTMRASIGNYAYNNVASSTGNEFGLNSLSSNRNVSTSILDTGFKNNQLLSDYYIQDASFLKMDNVTLGYNFKNAFKDDKVSLRLQTTVQNVFTITNYDGIDPEISGGIDNNFYPRPRTFLLGLNLKF; the protein is encoded by the coding sequence ATGAATAAACTAAAGAATATCTTTTTAGGAGTGTTTCTTCTTTTTCCCTTACTGTTTTTTGCACAACAAACAGTATCAGGAAAAATTACAGACAACGTTACAAAGTCTCCATTATTAGGAGTAAATGTTGTTGTAAAAGGAACAACTAATGGATCTATTTCAGATTTTGATGGATTGTACGAAATTAAGAATGTAAATATGGGTGATGTACTTTTATTTACTTCTATTGGTTATAATCCTAAAGAAGTGAAAGTTACTTCTAGTACTTTAAATGTAGAAATGACAGAATCTACAGAAGCTTTAGACGAAGTAGTAGTTATAGGTTACGGTACTACAACCGTAAAAGATGCTACTGGATCTATTGAAAAAGTGAGTACAGATGAATTTAACTCTGGAGCAATTACTTCACCAGAGCAATTAATTACAGGTAAGACTGCAGGTGTTAGCGTAGTTGCACCAGGAGGCCAGCCAGGACAAGGAGCAACTATAACTATTAGAGGTAATTCTTCATTATCAGCTAATAATAGTCCACTTGTTGTTATAGATGGTGTTCCTGTAGATCAAGGTACAACAGGCGGAAGTTCTGTTTCTGCTTTAAACTCAATTAACCCAAATGATATAGAAAGTTTTGTTGTTTTAAAAGATGCGTCTTCTACAGCAATATATGGTTCTAGAGCTTCTGCAGGGGTAATTTTAATAACTACTAAAAGTGGTAAATTAAATGCTCCTTTAAAAGTAGAGGTAAATACAAATGGTTCTGTTGGTACAGTTCAAAAAAAATTAGATGTACTTAACGCTAGTCAGTACAGAAATGTGCTAATTGGTAGTCAAAACGAAGCTTTAGCTGTTCCTTTATTAGGAAATGCAGATACAGATTGGCAAGATCAAATTTTTCAAGAAGCTTATGGTACAGATGCTAACTTAACAATTTCAAAAGGTTTTGAAAGTTCTGCGATCAGAGGGTCTATTGGATACACAACTCAAGAAGGACTTGTAAAAACTTCTAAGTTTGAGCGTACTTCTGGTTCTTTAAATTTTCGTCAGAACTTATTTGATAATGACTTAAAAATTAACGTAAACCTAAATGGATCTATAACCAATGATGATTTTGTTAACGGAGGTGTAATAGGGGCAGCTTTACAGTTTGATCCTACACAACCAATATATAGTGGTAATAACAATTATGGAGGTTATTATGAGTGGTTAAATAATGATGGAAGTATAAATAACTTAGCTCCTAGAAACCCACTAGGGTTAATTAATCAGTCATCAAATGAAGCGGAAACAAAAAGAGCAATAGGTAATATTAAATTAGATTATTATGCTCCTTTTTTAGACGGACTTAACTTTAATGTTACTCTTGGTTTTGATTATAACGAGAGATATGGTAAAACAAGTACAGACCCTAACTCAGCTTCAGCACAAAATGCACAAAGTATTACTGGTAGCTACGGTAGCTTGCGTAGAAGTACTTTAGCAGACTTTTTTGTTAATTATAAGAAAGAGGTAGAAAGTATTAAAAGTACTTTTGAATTAACAGTAGGTCATACTTTTCAAAAATTTTATAGAGAAAACTATGCAAACAATCCTTTGATATCAGGTACAGAAAATTCTACTTTTTTTGCTACGCACAATGCAATTGAGTCTTATGTATCTCGATTACGATATTCATATGATAGTAAATATTTATTAACGCTAAGTTATAGAACAGACGGTTCTTCTAGATTTAGTGGAGATAACAGATGGGGTAATTTCTCTGCAGCAGCTTTTGCTTGGAACATATCTGAAGAAAACTTTTTAAAAGATTCTGAAACTGTATCTAATTTAAAATTACGTATTGGTTACGGAGAAACAGGACAACAAGAAATTAATCAGGATTTTGGATACCTTCCAGTTTACCAAGTTAGTACAGATAATCAGCAATATCAATTAGGAGATACTTTTTACAATACTATAAGACCAGCAGGTTATGATGCTAATATAAAGTGGGAAGAATCTAAAACATACAATATTGGTTTAGACTATGGTTTTTTTAATAATAGAATTAATGGTAGTATAGAGTATTATACAAGAGAAAGTAATGATATTTTAAACCAAATACCTATACCTTCTGGATCTAATCTTACAAACCAATTAATTACAAATATTGGAGATTTAGAGAATAGTGGTTTTGAATTTTCTATAAACTCTGATATTTTTCACAGAGAAGATTTTAATTGGAACCTTGGTTTTAATTTATCTTATTTAACTAATAAAATAACAAAATTAAACACTGTTGATGATCCTAGTTTTATAGGCGTAGCTACAGGAGGTATATCTGGAGGAGTAGGTAACACTGTGCAAATACACCAAGTAGGTTCTGCACAAAGTTCTTTTCTTGTATACCAACAAGTTTATGATGCAGATGGTAAACCATTAGAAGGTGTATATGTAGATAGGGATGGTGATGGTGTTTCTGGTGGTTCATCAGATACAGGAGATTTATATGTTAAAGAAAACCCTTCTGCAGATTATTTACTAGGCTTTTCTTCTTATACAAATTATAAAAATTGGGATTTAAACTTTACAATGAGAGCTAGTATAGGTAATTACGCCTATAACAACGTTGCTTCTTCTACGGGTAACGAGTTTGGTTTAAATTCATTAAGCTCTAACAGAAACGTAAGTACTTCTATTTTAGATACAGGTTTTAAAAACAACCAATTATTGTCAGATTACTATATTCAAGATGCTTCTTTCTTAAAAATGGACAACGTAACGCTTGGTTACAATTTTAAGAATGCATTTAAAGATGATAAAGTTAGTTTAAGATTACAAACTACTGTACAAAATGTGTTTACAATTACTAATTATGATGGTATAGATCCAGAGATTAGTGGTGGTATAGATAATAATTTTTACCCTAGACCAAGAACTTTCTTGTTAGGATTAAACTTAAAATTTTAA
- a CDS encoding LacI family DNA-binding transcriptional regulator — protein MKAKITIKDIAKELGVSSSTVSRALKNSPEISEETRKKVKAFADLYHYKPNMLAQKLRNNKTMVIGVIIPEIVHHFFSRVISGIEKIANGRDYNVMICLSNESYEKEKLNIQMMANGSVDGLLVSIAKETLEKGDFEHFNELKDYNIPLVLFDRISDDITCDKVIVDDIGGGYKATKHLLNVGCKNIAILSTPDHVNVGALRTIGYKRALEEKGITINEDLIFKVNDNSSITEQISAFMHNSTLNYDGVVAVNEIYAANVIKIAKEKDLQIPNELCVVGFTDGLISSFSTPSLSTIDQHGITIGEHAAELLLDRIQNKDINKEYQRKVISTDLIIRKSSEKNTVL, from the coding sequence ATGAAAGCCAAAATTACCATAAAAGACATTGCAAAAGAACTTGGTGTGTCTTCTTCTACTGTCTCTAGAGCCTTAAAAAACAGTCCAGAAATTAGCGAAGAAACTCGTAAAAAGGTAAAAGCTTTTGCAGACCTATACCATTACAAACCAAATATGCTAGCGCAAAAACTACGCAATAATAAAACAATGGTTATAGGTGTAATTATTCCTGAAATTGTACATCACTTTTTTTCTAGAGTTATTAGCGGAATTGAAAAAATAGCTAACGGTAGAGATTACAATGTTATGATATGTTTATCTAACGAGTCTTACGAAAAAGAAAAGTTAAACATACAAATGATGGCTAACGGAAGTGTAGATGGTTTACTTGTTTCTATAGCCAAGGAAACCCTAGAAAAGGGAGACTTTGAACACTTTAATGAGTTAAAAGATTATAATATTCCTTTGGTTTTATTTGACAGAATATCTGATGATATTACTTGTGATAAAGTTATTGTAGATGATATTGGTGGTGGTTACAAAGCAACAAAACACTTACTAAATGTAGGATGTAAAAATATTGCTATTTTGTCTACACCAGACCACGTAAATGTTGGAGCATTACGCACAATTGGTTACAAGAGAGCCTTAGAAGAAAAAGGAATTACCATTAATGAAGATCTTATTTTTAAAGTTAATGATAACTCTAGTATTACAGAGCAAATAAGTGCATTTATGCATAATTCTACTTTAAATTATGATGGTGTTGTTGCTGTAAATGAAATATATGCTGCCAACGTTATTAAAATTGCCAAAGAAAAAGATTTACAAATACCTAATGAGCTTTGTGTTGTTGGCTTTACAGATGGATTAATATCCTCTTTTTCAACACCTTCTCTATCTACAATAGACCAGCATGGTATAACCATTGGTGAACATGCGGCTGAGTTATTATTGGATCGTATTCAAAATAAAGACATAAATAAAGAATACCAACGAAAGGTTATTTCTACAGATTTAATCATTAGAAAATCATCAGAAAAAAATACAGTTTTGTAA
- a CDS encoding MFS transporter, producing MEKQKLGFWQIWNMSFGFLGIQFGFALQGGFMSRIFQTLGAEKDDIPLLWIAAPLTGLVVQPIIGYLSDRTWSARWGRRKPYFLIGAILSSLALFLVPHSPVLWVAAGFLWILDASINVSMEPFRALVADKLPDSQRSYGFVIQTLIIGIGTWVASNLPWMVSKLGVSDAAPSGVVPMSVKVAFAIGAVVFLISILYTIFTTSEYPPEDMEEFKKEKAKKNQFIPDILNNIGNMPSTMKKLGVIQFFSWFAFFTMWSMANPALTEHVFNSPAPIEANYNMEIASDVEAFNITNEAFQKSSNLVGSYMGTYGLSSMAFALILVLYTSRKRINRKMVHMFSLIIGGAGFILMYFIPSPEYLTVCFVLIGFAWGSILSMPYAMLSSAVDPKRMGVFMGIFNMFIVIPQIIAAIGGINIISNLLGEEAINAMIVAGISLIIAGLCNFLITEKSAISYQTIEE from the coding sequence ATGGAAAAACAGAAACTTGGTTTCTGGCAGATCTGGAACATGAGTTTCGGGTTTCTGGGAATTCAATTTGGATTTGCCTTACAAGGAGGTTTTATGTCCAGAATTTTTCAGACGCTAGGTGCAGAAAAAGATGATATACCTCTTTTATGGATTGCTGCTCCCTTAACGGGACTGGTTGTACAACCAATTATTGGTTATTTAAGCGATAGGACTTGGAGTGCTCGTTGGGGAAGAAGAAAACCTTACTTTTTAATTGGTGCTATACTTAGTTCCCTTGCTTTATTTTTAGTACCACACTCACCTGTTCTATGGGTTGCTGCTGGTTTTTTATGGATTTTAGATGCATCTATAAATGTATCTATGGAGCCATTTAGAGCTTTGGTAGCAGATAAATTACCAGATTCACAACGTTCTTATGGGTTTGTTATACAAACTTTAATTATTGGTATTGGCACCTGGGTAGCTAGTAACCTACCTTGGATGGTTTCTAAACTTGGTGTTAGTGATGCTGCTCCGTCTGGAGTTGTCCCTATGTCTGTTAAAGTAGCTTTTGCTATTGGCGCTGTAGTGTTTTTAATAAGCATACTGTATACCATTTTTACAACCTCTGAGTATCCACCAGAGGATATGGAAGAGTTTAAAAAAGAGAAAGCTAAAAAAAATCAGTTTATTCCAGATATCCTAAACAATATCGGAAATATGCCTTCTACTATGAAAAAATTAGGAGTTATTCAGTTTTTTAGCTGGTTTGCCTTTTTTACAATGTGGAGTATGGCCAATCCTGCCTTAACAGAGCACGTATTTAATTCTCCTGCTCCTATAGAGGCTAATTATAATATGGAAATAGCTTCTGATGTAGAAGCTTTTAATATAACAAACGAAGCGTTTCAGAAATCATCAAACTTAGTAGGTTCTTACATGGGAACTTACGGTTTATCATCTATGGCATTTGCTTTAATTCTAGTCTTATACACTTCAAGAAAAAGAATTAACAGAAAAATGGTACATATGTTTTCTTTAATTATTGGAGGTGCAGGTTTTATACTAATGTATTTTATTCCGTCTCCAGAGTACTTAACAGTTTGCTTTGTACTTATTGGTTTTGCTTGGGGTAGTATTTTATCTATGCCATATGCAATGCTTTCTAGTGCTGTAGATCCAAAAAGAATGGGAGTTTTTATGGGCATTTTTAATATGTTCATTGTAATACCACAAATTATTGCGGCTATTGGCGGCATAAATATTATATCAAACTTATTAGGAGAAGAAGCTATAAATGCAATGATTGTTGCTGGTATCAGCTTGATTATTGCAGGATTATGCAACTTCTTAATTACCGAAAAAAGTGCAATTTCTTATCAAACAATAGAAGAATAA
- the pgmB gene encoding beta-phosphoglucomutase, translating into MKRKGFIFDLDGVIVDTAKYHFLAWQKLANSIGVEFTHEQNEQLKGVSRVKSLEKILNWGNITLENEEFIGLMAKKNEDYLQHIEKMDASEILPDVPRILELLETQNQGIALGSASKNAEVILQKVSLIQKFSAIIDGNGVTKGKPDPEVFLKAANALSIAPEDCIVFEDATAGIDAANAANMISIGIGDASILSKADYVFKDFTEISSDFIQELIKK; encoded by the coding sequence ATGAAAAGAAAAGGATTCATATTTGACCTAGATGGCGTTATTGTAGATACTGCCAAATACCATTTTTTAGCTTGGCAAAAACTAGCTAATTCTATTGGTGTTGAATTTACTCATGAACAAAATGAGCAATTAAAAGGTGTTAGTAGAGTAAAATCTTTAGAAAAAATACTTAACTGGGGTAATATTACTCTAGAAAACGAAGAGTTTATTGGCTTAATGGCTAAAAAAAATGAAGATTATTTACAACATATAGAAAAAATGGATGCTTCTGAAATTTTACCAGATGTACCAAGAATTCTAGAGTTATTAGAAACACAAAACCAAGGCATTGCTTTAGGTTCTGCAAGTAAAAATGCAGAAGTAATACTACAAAAAGTAAGCTTAATACAAAAATTTAGTGCCATTATAGATGGTAATGGTGTTACTAAAGGCAAACCAGATCCTGAGGTATTTTTAAAAGCTGCAAATGCACTATCTATTGCCCCTGAAGATTGTATTGTTTTTGAAGATGCAACAGCTGGTATAGATGCTGCTAATGCCGCAAATATGATTAGTATTGGTATTGGAGATGCATCAATATTAAGCAAGGCTGACTATGTTTTTAAAGATTTTACAGAAATCTCATCAGACTTTATACAAGAATTAATAAAAAAATAA
- a CDS encoding glycoside hydrolase family 65 protein, whose translation MNQDYIIPNNWSIIEEGFNTDRVKSSESLFSIGNGAMGQRANFEEHYSGPTFQGSYIAGVYYPDKTKVGWWKKGYPEYFAKVLNAPNWIGINVQVNGENLDLFTCKVDNFKRELNMQEGWLSRTFTATLKNNVIVSVKTKRFLSLTLDEVGAIDYTITPINVDATITFSPYLDAGITNEDTNWDDKFWEITNINSIDNKAFIEAHTLKTEFNTCTFMESECFLNDKKAGIVPIVEKIKNKITYSYTADVDANSTFSIHKFAGYTVDRNHAKENLISAATEALNKATKTGFTALLQSQKDAWATIWETSDITIDGDVKAQQGIRFNIFQLNQTYLGTDAQLNIGPKGFTGEKYGGSTYWDTEAYCLPFYMATKDQNVGRNLLAYRYNHLEKAIENAEKLDFSNGAALYPMVTMNGEECHNEWEITFEEIHRNGAIAFAIYNYYRYTGDYSYIPEKGLEVLIGIARFWHQRATFSTKQNKYVILGVTGPNEYENNINNNWYTNYMAQWCINYTAETIATVKEKYTTDYERVMSKVNLTSDEIKKWKDVADNMYFPFSEEHNVFLQQDGFLDKELTPVSDLDTAFRPINQKWSWDRILRSPYIKQADTLQGFYLFEDNFTNEEIERHFDFYEPFTVHESSLSPCVHSILAAKLNRMDQAYSFYLRTSRLDLDDYNKEVEEGLHITSMAGTWMSIIEGFGGMRVRNHKLSFSPKIPKEWEGYSFKVNFRNHTIKVSVTQSKNIFELLKGEELTILVNGNSITIKQNNLITA comes from the coding sequence ATGAATCAAGATTATATTATACCAAACAACTGGTCTATCATAGAAGAAGGTTTTAACACAGACAGAGTTAAATCTTCAGAAAGCTTGTTTAGCATTGGAAACGGTGCAATGGGACAAAGAGCTAATTTTGAAGAACACTACTCTGGACCTACTTTTCAAGGTAGTTACATAGCTGGTGTTTATTACCCAGATAAAACTAAAGTTGGTTGGTGGAAAAAAGGATACCCTGAGTATTTTGCTAAAGTATTAAATGCTCCTAATTGGATTGGTATTAACGTGCAAGTTAATGGCGAAAACCTGGATTTATTTACGTGTAAAGTAGATAATTTTAAAAGAGAATTAAATATGCAAGAAGGTTGGCTGTCTAGAACTTTTACAGCTACTCTAAAAAATAACGTAATTGTTTCTGTAAAAACAAAACGTTTTTTAAGCTTAACATTAGATGAAGTTGGTGCTATTGACTATACCATTACTCCTATAAACGTAGATGCTACAATAACATTTAGTCCTTATTTAGATGCAGGTATTACCAATGAAGACACTAACTGGGATGATAAGTTTTGGGAAATAACAAACATAAATTCTATAGACAACAAAGCATTTATAGAGGCACATACTTTAAAAACAGAGTTTAACACCTGTACTTTTATGGAGTCCGAATGTTTTTTGAATGATAAAAAAGCAGGTATTGTTCCTATAGTTGAAAAAATAAAAAACAAAATAACATATAGCTACACTGCAGATGTAGATGCAAACTCTACTTTTTCTATACATAAATTTGCAGGGTATACAGTAGATAGGAATCACGCTAAAGAAAACTTAATTTCTGCAGCTACAGAAGCATTAAACAAAGCTACTAAAACAGGTTTTACTGCATTATTGCAATCACAAAAAGATGCTTGGGCTACTATTTGGGAAACATCAGACATAACAATAGATGGCGATGTAAAAGCGCAACAAGGTATTCGTTTTAATATTTTTCAGTTAAACCAAACATACTTAGGTACAGATGCACAACTAAATATTGGACCTAAAGGTTTTACCGGCGAAAAATATGGTGGTAGTACGTACTGGGATACAGAAGCTTATTGTTTGCCATTTTATATGGCTACTAAAGACCAAAATGTTGGTCGCAATTTATTAGCATACAGGTACAATCACTTAGAAAAAGCTATTGAAAATGCAGAAAAATTAGATTTTTCTAACGGAGCTGCCTTGTACCCAATGGTAACTATGAATGGCGAAGAGTGCCATAATGAATGGGAAATTACCTTTGAGGAAATACACAGAAACGGAGCCATTGCTTTTGCTATTTATAATTATTATAGGTATACAGGAGACTACAGCTATATTCCAGAGAAAGGATTAGAGGTGCTTATTGGTATTGCTCGTTTTTGGCACCAAAGAGCTACTTTTTCTACCAAGCAAAATAAATATGTTATTCTTGGTGTTACTGGTCCTAATGAGTACGAAAATAACATAAACAATAACTGGTATACCAACTATATGGCACAATGGTGTATTAATTACACCGCAGAAACTATAGCTACTGTTAAAGAGAAATACACTACAGATTATGAACGTGTTATGTCTAAAGTTAATTTAACTTCTGATGAAATTAAAAAGTGGAAAGACGTAGCAGATAATATGTATTTCCCTTTTTCTGAAGAGCATAATGTATTTTTACAACAAGACGGATTTTTAGATAAAGAATTAACTCCTGTTTCTGATTTGGATACTGCTTTTAGACCTATAAATCAGAAATGGTCTTGGGACAGAATTTTACGCTCGCCATACATTAAACAAGCAGATACTCTACAAGGTTTTTACTTATTTGAAGACAACTTTACAAATGAAGAAATAGAGCGTCATTTTGATTTTTATGAGCCTTTTACAGTGCACGAAAGTTCACTCTCTCCTTGTGTACATAGTATTTTAGCTGCAAAGTTAAACCGTATGGACCAAGCATATAGCTTTTATTTAAGAACATCAAGATTAGATTTAGATGATTATAATAAAGAGGTAGAAGAAGGCTTACATATTACATCTATGGCTGGTACTTGGATGAGTATTATTGAAGGCTTTGGTGGTATGCGCGTACGTAACCACAAACTATCTTTTAGCCCTAAAATACCTAAAGAATGGGAAGGCTATTCTTTTAAAGTTAATTTTAGAAACCATACAATTAAAGTAAGTGTAACTCAGTCTAAAAATATTTTTGAGCTATTAAAAGGAGAAGAGCTTACGATACTTGTAAATGGCAACTCTATTACTATTAAACAGAATAATTTAATTACTGCTTAA